A window of the Sphaerobacter thermophilus DSM 20745 genome harbors these coding sequences:
- a CDS encoding sulfurtransferase: MSQSSVPPAVSEEIAARGYANPDVLVTTEWVAQHLNDPSIRIVESDEDVLLYDIGHIPGAVKIDWHQDLQDPVVRDFIGPEAFAALMSRLGIGDDTTVVFYGDKNNWWAAYAYWFFKYMGHDHLKIMDGGRKKWEAEGRPLTREVPSYPPAKWTPRAIREELRAFRDDVLKHIGYEGRRKVGPSLPLVDVRSPAEYSGELLHMADYPQEGAQRGGHIPGAKNIPWARAVNEDGTFKTGDELRELYRNEGITPDKDIVVYCRIGERSAHSWFVLHELLGYPKVRNYDGSWTEWGNVVGVPIEK; encoded by the coding sequence ATGTCTCAATCGTCGGTGCCCCCCGCCGTCTCGGAGGAGATCGCAGCGCGGGGCTATGCCAATCCCGACGTGCTGGTGACGACCGAATGGGTCGCGCAGCACCTCAACGACCCGTCGATCCGGATCGTTGAGTCGGACGAGGACGTCTTGCTCTACGACATCGGGCACATCCCAGGGGCGGTGAAGATCGACTGGCATCAGGACCTACAAGATCCGGTGGTGCGCGATTTCATTGGCCCCGAGGCGTTTGCCGCGCTGATGTCGCGGTTGGGGATCGGCGACGACACGACCGTGGTCTTTTACGGCGACAAGAACAACTGGTGGGCCGCCTACGCCTACTGGTTCTTCAAGTACATGGGGCACGATCACCTGAAGATCATGGACGGGGGCCGCAAGAAGTGGGAGGCCGAGGGACGCCCGCTCACCCGTGAGGTGCCGAGCTACCCGCCGGCGAAGTGGACGCCGCGGGCGATCCGAGAGGAACTGCGCGCCTTCCGCGACGACGTGCTGAAGCACATCGGCTACGAGGGTCGGCGGAAGGTCGGGCCGAGCCTGCCGCTCGTTGACGTCCGCTCCCCGGCCGAGTACAGCGGCGAGCTGCTCCACATGGCGGATTACCCGCAAGAAGGGGCGCAGCGCGGTGGCCACATCCCCGGGGCGAAGAACATCCCCTGGGCCCGCGCAGTCAACGAGGACGGCACCTTCAAGACGGGGGACGAGCTGCGCGAGCTGTACCGCAACGAGGGGATCACGCCCGACAAGGACATCGTGGTCTACTGCCGGATCGGCGAGCGCTCGGCGCATAGCTGGTTCGTCCTCCACGAGCTGCTGGGTTACCCGAAGGTGCGCAACTACGACGGCTCCTGGACGGAGTGGGGCAACGTCGTGGGCGTGCCGATCGAGAAATAG
- a CDS encoding Fur family transcriptional regulator yields the protein MTTQRAAILAEVQAADEHLTAGEIFERVRRKYPTIAYGTVYRTLHLLAERGLIQEFPFGDQASRFDRRTDRHDHVHCTSCGALVDVDVPSAILARQVAADQTGYEIHGHQTVFTGICPDCQRSRQDGRDGRDND from the coding sequence ATGACAACCCAGCGGGCAGCGATCTTGGCCGAGGTGCAGGCTGCCGATGAGCATCTCACCGCGGGCGAGATCTTCGAGCGCGTCCGCCGCAAATACCCGACCATCGCGTACGGGACGGTGTACCGCACGCTGCACCTGCTGGCGGAGCGCGGCCTGATCCAGGAGTTCCCCTTCGGTGACCAGGCCAGTCGCTTCGACCGCCGCACCGACCGCCACGATCACGTCCACTGCACCTCCTGCGGGGCGCTGGTGGACGTCGACGTTCCGAGCGCAATCCTCGCGCGCCAGGTGGCGGCAGACCAGACCGGCTACGAGATCCACGGCCACCAAACCGTCTTCACCGGGATTTGTCCCGATTGCCAACGGTCGCGCCAGGACGGCAGAGACGGACGGGACAACGACTAG
- a CDS encoding iron-sulfur cluster assembly scaffold protein → MDRQEQIEMLLDHYEHPRHRHADEGADVVMPGGNPGCGDVITVYLTVDEDGKSVKDVSFVGEGCTISQAAASILMEMIHDEKWDLDTIVNTDYHAMMDILGAEAVQSRPKCATLALGTLKAAVQKYLRDRMLADARLDAIEAENEEMGIVTGEAALEQADDEAARSH, encoded by the coding sequence ATGGACCGTCAGGAACAGATCGAGATGCTGTTGGATCACTACGAGCACCCGCGGCACCGTCACGCCGACGAAGGGGCCGACGTCGTGATGCCGGGTGGTAACCCGGGCTGTGGCGACGTGATCACGGTCTACCTGACGGTGGATGAGGACGGCAAGTCGGTGAAGGACGTGTCGTTCGTCGGTGAGGGCTGCACCATCAGCCAGGCGGCTGCCTCCATCCTGATGGAGATGATCCACGACGAGAAGTGGGATCTCGACACGATCGTCAACACGGACTACCACGCCATGATGGACATCCTGGGCGCGGAGGCGGTGCAGTCTCGACCCAAGTGCGCCACGCTGGCCCTCGGGACGCTCAAGGCGGCGGTCCAGAAGTACCTGCGGGATCGGATGCTAGCCGATGCGCGGCTCGATGCCATCGAGGCCGAGAACGAGGAAATGGGCATCGTCACTGGCGAGGCGGCTCTGGAACAGGCCGACGACGAAGCAGCCCGATCACATTAG
- the sufC gene encoding Fe-S cluster assembly ATPase SufC produces MSDASPLFVIENLHAGIEGQEILRGVNLTINRGEIHALMGPNGSGKSTLAYAVAGHPNYEVYEGRVLFKGENVLEMGPDERAQLGMFLAFQYPTAIPGVTMANFLRLAVNSVRQARGNGEGKPLTPREFRRLLREKMELLRIDESFASRYLNEGFSGGEKKRAEILQMAMLEPEFAILDETDSGLDIDALRTVSEGVNSIFNPNMAMLLITHYQRLLNYIKPHFVHVMLDGRIVESGGPELAEALEERGYDWLKEESEAVGS; encoded by the coding sequence ATGAGCGACGCAAGCCCGCTGTTTGTCATTGAGAATCTCCACGCCGGGATCGAAGGGCAGGAGATCCTGCGCGGCGTCAACCTGACGATCAACCGGGGCGAGATCCACGCCCTGATGGGCCCGAACGGCTCGGGAAAGAGCACCCTGGCCTATGCGGTTGCCGGGCACCCCAACTACGAGGTGTACGAGGGCCGCGTCCTGTTCAAGGGCGAGAACGTCCTGGAGATGGGGCCGGACGAGCGGGCCCAGCTCGGCATGTTCCTCGCCTTCCAGTACCCGACCGCGATCCCTGGCGTCACGATGGCCAACTTCCTCCGCCTAGCCGTCAACTCGGTGCGCCAGGCGCGGGGGAACGGCGAGGGCAAGCCGCTCACGCCGCGCGAGTTCCGTCGCCTGCTGCGCGAGAAGATGGAGCTCCTGCGCATCGACGAGTCCTTCGCCAGCCGCTACCTGAACGAGGGCTTCTCCGGCGGCGAGAAGAAGCGGGCTGAGATCCTCCAGATGGCGATGCTCGAGCCGGAGTTCGCCATCCTGGACGAGACCGACTCCGGCCTCGACATCGACGCCCTGCGCACGGTGTCGGAGGGCGTGAACTCGATCTTCAACCCCAACATGGCCATGCTGCTGATCACGCACTACCAGCGCCTCCTGAACTACATCAAGCCGCACTTCGTGCACGTCATGCTCGACGGCCGCATCGTCGAGTCGGGCGGGCCGGAGCTGGCGGAGGCGCTCGAGGAGCGCGGGTACGACTGGCTCAAGGAGGAGTCCGAGGCGGTCGGCAGCTAG